CATCATAAACTTGACATGAGACAAATTACATACCAGATTGGAACAAACCACCACAATCTGCCTCTCCAGTAGGGCTCCCGCAAACAATGTTAATACCTGTAAATTAGAAAGAGAATCAACCATGTTTCAGCCATTATGCAAGCATCTAAGACAAGGAACTAAGTACTGTTTACATTCAAATTTCAATAGATTCAACGTACGATGGTGGAAGCAACCACATAGTTGCCCTGATCAGAACAAATTTATGTTATAGACAGAGGATACCATCAGATGTGCCGACATTGGAACTGAGACCAAAATTTGTGCACAAGGCTTTTATGCTTGATTATTCATATAAGTTTTTACTTATTACCCATATGAATGTCAattctacacacacacacagatataCATCCTCTTTAGAAAGTGATGAAGAAATCCAAAGGTAAGTTATTCTTAAAAGATGAGTAGGGCATTACCAATAGCCAAGCTGCTAACAACACAAAAGAGAGTCCAGTAAACATCACATAAATCAATCCATAAAATGAATAAACAGCAAATGAAGAGCTATTAATTTGGGAGCATTATTAATCAAATACGAAGCTGGATACAAACTAGGTATCAACTTACATTCTCAAGGCGTAAGGAGCCACATATGCATGCAACAGCCCATACAGATAATGCAGTTGCTTCCTCCTCTGCCAAGAGTGCACTGTGTGCCTGATAATAACCAACAATAAGATGTCATTGACCTACCATGCCAAGCTCTTTTTGGTtgttgtttgggggggggggggggggttgggggggCGCAAGTGGAGAGTAATTTATAATCCACCACACATGGAACAGTTAGGTTAATTGATCTTCCTACAAAGTTATCATCAGAATCTACCTCAGCAAAGCCGAGACTCATGCTGCGTGATCTCAAATCAATAGTTGAGCCAGCAAAATGTAAAACTATTTCATCTGGTCTATAAAACTCCAAAGGGTGCAGGTGCTCCAAAGGATGAAACCTAACTGTTGAACCCTTGCCAGGGCAATGTAACCGataatattcacaaataatCTTTAATGATCCATTGTTGTTGGCCTGGGAAATGCAATTGTCAATAGGAGTCAAGGGTACAAATTATGAGGCAGACAGCTTTAAAACATGTAAATAGGCATGTCTAAAATATGACTTGATTGAACCTTAGCCCATTCAAGAATATCAATGACGTCACTGGGAGCTTCCTGGCCAGAGAATGACACCTCTTCTGTCTCTGTATCATCAACATCACTTCTAAAATTTCTCTCTTCACTAGGAGAACCTTGAAAACTgcataaaacaatatatatatagatggtatTCATAAGAAGCTATACAAGAGCACGTTCTAATGACACCACaaacaatcaaatattattacattCGACATTTCTGTCtccatataagaaaaaaaacctTCAACACATATGAAAACGTTTTTACtccattttttgtaatttttaacaaatatagTGTTTTTTACCTACATTTTTTAGAAATCAGATCACTAATCATCAGAGTATTTCTACCTTCATTCCTCTCTATATACAAAATACCTTCAGCCAGTACAGATTATAATTAAGTACACGCATTAAggtaaaagatatataaaagattataaatttttgcaGGTGCCAGTAGAAAATATCAGTTTTTATACTTTCTGTCCACTAAACGGAGGAAAGAAAACATGTTTCCAGAACATGCTATTGTCCCTCTCACATAATGTAGTGAATAAGATATATACCTGGAGGAAGATTCAGAGCTCTCGCACTGACAATACGGCAAGAGTGGCAGAACAGCATTTGGTGGACACCTTTCTACTACTTTCTTGTTTCCCAAGCAATCATTAGCATTCATATCACAATCTTCACAATTTGTATCACTAGATTCTCTTTTGGCTGTCACAGTCTCAGAATCAGGATCCAGAGAATTGAATACATTATCATTGATACCTTTCTTCGACAGGCAAAAATCCCCATTGAGCATTTGATGCTCTTCATGACTGCCATTAGCTGTAACTTCTTCACGTTTACACTCTCCTATACTTAATTTGGAAATTTCAGGCATTCTGTCCATCATGTTCTCTTCATCTCTATGATTCAGTGATACACCATCTGAATCTGTACctacattttcttccaatctttcTGTCCTCCAACAATCCTCAGGGGACTCCAAATTTAGAAGAATACCTTGTGTTAACCGTTCTAACCTTTCTTCTGTCAATATGCTACAGGAGAAAAACAACAGATGTAAAGATGGAATGGCATGAAAGATAAAACGTTTCACTTTGCCATTGATAGTAAATACAAAGCTTCAACTTATAGATGCTTTAAGTTCagaatttgatttttattcttttcttatcCCTTTCCATTCTCTCTTAGAGTAGAGTTTGTTGGTATGCAAATTGTGTACTAGGGTGTGGACTCCGTTGAAACTTGTACCATTTAAAGCCCCTCGATATCAAAGATCATATGCAATTCCACCTCAATTAAGAAACCCATTGTGAACTGCCTAAAGCAACATATGCTAATCAGGCTTTTCTTTCTATCAATTTACTTACAAGAACTTAGATATATAACACGCACGTCAAACATCTATTATTACATTTAACATATGCATACATGCATATACACAATTCTTCTTGCAGCCCAACATTCTAACACCCATTACCCTTTGCTCGTATGATAACTCCCACCTTTTGGGAGGTTGATGCCTTTACAGAGTTCTTAAATCTCTTATACTCTTCTAGACAAAGTCTTGgagttgcaaataaaatttcttgggCCCCTACCAAGAAAGTAAAGTTCATTGTCCAATTTTTGTATATGGTCCTTATACCTCGACGTGTAATCCTTTCCCTTGGAGGAATATATGGCAGAGTAAGGCACCTCTAAGAGCAGCTTTTTGTCCTGAATGGTCTTCTTAGGGAAGATTCTCACCATGCCAACCTAAGTAAACACCATATCATTGTGACATAATGGTGTTGTATATGCGGAAAAGGTGGAGAATCTGTTAACCACCTTCCTCCATTGTAGAATTGCCAATACTTTGTGGAATAATCATTTAGTCAAGTTGGATTGACTTGGGTTATGCCAGAAGGATGTAGATCTCTTTGCCAATTGGAGGGGTTATATAGCAGCCAACAAATTGCAAGTGTGGAAGCTAGTCCCTATTTATCTAGTGCGGTATATTTGGAAGGAAAGCAATGATAAAACTTCTGAGGATCGAAAGCGGAAAATAGAGGAGTTTAAAACTTtctatttcaatattttgttacttTGGGTAGCTTCTATGCTTCCatgatattttgtttctttttttatttttaatcaggCCACGTCTTTTGCATTGTTAATAAAATCTtgatttacttacaaaaaagaaaaaccaaaagggCAACGAGTGTCTctttgtttcaataaaattttattttaattataaaaaaaccaaaagtaagtcactcaaatataaatactaACATACCTATTCAATACACCAAAATGCAATTGGAAAAAGGGAAACCTCGAGAGAATGCAATAACATCTCCGTGTGGTCAAAATATGACGGCTCAAAGAAGGACCAGAAGGTTGTTTATCTGAAATCATGGAAAGTAATCCAGAGGGTTTTTGGACTGGTTCTTCAACCAGCACACAGCATCCGTACATGGTTGAATCATCAGCAacctatgaaaaaatatttgaataggTATGTATGTACcagagagaaaacaaaaaagaagagtaTTCATTAAATGTATCGGTCAGAgccaataaaaactaaaaagttaGTGCATTTAATGACGGGACTATTTAAACATATTCCCTTggtaataataagattaaagttTTCAAAAGATGTACAGATACTCAAGCTCCATGAGCCTAGCAGTTTGTTACACTAAGAAAATCTGTGTCCGAATGTCAAATCCTATAAGGATTGCAGCATTTGTCCTTTTATTTGAGCACACAAGATCTTAGCATAAACACAAATGAGACCTATCACTattctataatttaaatttaatg
The genomic region above belongs to Carya illinoinensis cultivar Pawnee chromosome 4, C.illinoinensisPawnee_v1, whole genome shotgun sequence and contains:
- the LOC122307858 gene encoding uncharacterized protein LOC122307858 isoform X3 translates to MEPTRLFESMVVVGLHPNCDIQALYRQFIARKHKGSGRLRSALSCQNQSRVEPNLEPQVLFAYPSEKEVPLKYKDLLSFCLPGGMEVHAIERTPSMSELNEILVGQEHLKQTDLSFVFRLQVADDSTMYGCCVLVEEPVQKPSGLLSMISDKQPSGPSLSRHILTTRRCYCILSRFPFFQLHFGVLNSILTEERLERLTQGILLNLESPEDCWRTERLEENVGTDSDGVSLNHRDEENMMDRMPEISKLSIGECKREEVTANGSHEEHQMLNGDFCLSKKGINDNVFNSLDPDSETVTAKRESSDTNCEDCDMNANDCLGNKKVVERCPPNAVLPLLPYCQCESSESSSSFQGSPSEERNFRSDVDDTETEEVSFSGQEAPSDVIDILEWAKANNNGSLKIICEYYRLHCPGKGSTVRFHPLEHLHPLEFYRPDEIVLHFAGSTIDLRSRSMSLGFAEAHSALLAEEEATALSVWAVACICGSLRLENVLTLFAGALLERQIVVVCSNLGILSACVLSIIPLIRPYQWQSLLMPVLPNDMLDFLDAPVPYIVGVKNKTNEVQSKLTNAILVDINKNQVKSSSIPQLPQQKELLSSLSPYYAKLVGESYLGKKRPVYECTDVQAEAAKGFLVVLRSYLDCLCSKLRSHTITNVQSNDDKVSLLLKESFIDSFSNRDRPFMKHFVDTQLFSVHTDLVLSLFQKE
- the LOC122307858 gene encoding uncharacterized protein LOC122307858 isoform X2, with translation MANNEETGNPRWSASFFMQTTEDVARAVAAAAAAATANRSQRPSAVFSSKEDDGGSPIQKMQRQVTRVLKGFSQPPEVKSASYNPEILTSQKRQWASFQSQYLGHKSLMEPTRLFESMVVVGLHPNCDIQALYRQFIARKHKGSGRLRSALSCQNQSRVEPNLEPQVLFAYPSEKEVPLKYKDLLSFCLPGGMEVHAIERTPSMSELNEILVGQEHLKQTDLSFVFRLQVADDSTMYGCCVLVEEPVQKPSGLLSMISDKQPSGPSLSRHILTTRRCYCILSRFPFFQLHFGVLNSILTEERLERLTQGILLNLESPEDCWRTERLEENVGTDSDGVSLNHRDEENMMDRMPEISKLSIGECKREEVTANGSHEEHQMLNGDFCLSKKGINDNVFNSLDPDSETVTAKRESSDTNCEDCDMNANDCLGNKKVVERCPPNAVLPLLPYCQCESSESSSSFQGSPSEERNFRSDVDDTETEEVSFSGQEAPSDVIDILEWAKANNNGSLKIICEYYRLHCPGKGSTVRFHPLEHLHPLEFYRPDEIVLHFAGSTIDLRSRSMSLGFAEAHSALLAEEEATALSVWAVACICGSLRLENVLTLFAGALLERQIVVVCSNLGILSACVLSIIPLIRPYQWQSLLMPVLPNDMLDFLDAPVPYIVGVKNKTNEVQSKLTNAILVDINKNQVKSSSIPQLPQQKELLSSLSPYYAKLVGESYLGKKRPVYECTDVQVRSSS